The Manihot esculenta cultivar AM560-2 chromosome 1, M.esculenta_v8, whole genome shotgun sequence genome has a window encoding:
- the LOC110609268 gene encoding uncharacterized protein LOC110609268, which yields MEANICDINHLDADVLLPPRKRLLAGFKKQSSDGDAALAPVAVASSSSSSAASPSSPAPTLSPSPLFPSPPSPTPCSPSSSEFQARLNNLLTSHFNNNHNLSPDQIVEASKSAAEAAVKAAEAARAAAQEKAIIATKAVTAAKSALALVASFPGEAASKERCLKKNKLKKHVQVQLLYKKHQPIENYRDDEELARKLHRVINSSPRISKNSSSSDLKGHKNKKPKSSPTSERTRVSNGSVVFGGNLSPMCNGHAIAGELDSEGSIDDEACTSTADEKTSKFEKAAQLEMDNGEAESSHSKDKVWGDASSPGKRRGRLKLRKLPLSICSSRDQAKPKDDIFPRSSPLADKNMANPTTRNKPLFSMEPSANNPMAIDVPPMRKCQEFKSPASVKQNKVIQS from the coding sequence ATGGAGGCTAATATATGTGACATTAATCACTTGGATGCTGACGTCCTTTTGCCTCCTAGGAAGCGCCTGCTTGCAGGATTCAAGAAACAGAGTTCTGATGGTGATGCTGCTTTGGCCCCTGTTGCAGTTGCTTCATCTTCATCCTCATCCGCAgcatctccttcttctcctgcCCCAACTCTATCTCCATCACCTTTGTTCCCATCTCCCCCTTCGCCAACTCCTTGTTCTCCATCTTCAAGTGAATTTCAAGCCCGCCTCAATAATCTGTTGACTtctcattttaataataatcataatCTTTCGCCTGATCAAATTGTAGAGGCCTCAAAATCAGCAGCTGAGGCTGCTGTTAAGGCCGCAGAAGCTGCAAGAGCTGCAGCTCAGGAGAAGGCTATTATTGCAACAAAAGCTGTGACAGCTGCGAAAAGTGCATTAGCGTTAGTTGCATCCTTTCCTGGAGAGGCAGCTAGCAAGGAGAGGTGCTTAAAAAAGAATAAGCTGAAGAAGCATGTACAGGTTCAACTTTTGTACAAAAAGCATCAACCTATTGAGAACTATAGGGATGATGAAGAGTTAGCTCGTAAGTTGCACAGGGTTATAAACAGCTCTCCTAGAATTTCAAAGAACTCTTCGAGTTCTGATTTGAAGGGTCATAAAAATAAGAAGCCTAAAAGCTCCCCAACTTCTGAAAGAACTAGGGTTTCAAATGGAAGTGTAGTGTTTGGAGGAAACCTGTCTCCCATGTGCAATGGACATGCTATAGCAGGTGAATTGGATTCTGAAGGCTCCATCGATGATGAGGCATGCACAAGTACAGCAGATGAGAAGACATCCAAATTTGAAAAGGCTGCCCAACTAGAGATGGATAATGGGGAAGCAGAATCAAGTCACTCCAAGGATAAAGTATGGGGAGATGCAAGTTCGCCTGGCAAAAGGAGGGGAAGACtgaaactaaggaagttgccaTTAAGCATTTGTAGCTCTAGGGATCAAGCAAAACCCAAGGATGATATTTTTCCCAGAAGTTCCCCATTGGCTGACAAGAACATGGCCAATCCTACAACTCGCAATAAGCCATTGTTTTCTATGGAGCCTTCAGCCAATAATCCAATGGCAATTGATGTTCCACCTATGCGGAAATGTCAGGAGTTCAAATCTCCCGCTAGTGTTAAGCAGAATAAAGTGATTCAGTCATAA